TTGGGGTGCACTTACCTGCACTCGGGCTCTTATGACATCCATCGGGTTGGTGATGGTGGAGGCCGTGGCAGCAGCTAGTGGGCCGGAGATGGCCTGCAGCAGGAGGTGAGGACAGTCCTTGGGCGACAGGCTGGATAATTGTTCTACAAGAAGCAGACCGAGAGTCAAGGACAGGAACAGAAGAGACCCCCCATGACAGAGCAGCGGCAGCAGACATAACcacaccgctgatctctagtgatggataggctggattctcagtgatgtcaccgctgatctagGCATATTCCCGTTAGTGAATGAGCCCCACGCCTTCAGTACATACCTGCATAGAAGTGGTAGAACGGCCACCAGACGGCGCTGTTTGGGATGTAGGTGAGCAGGGAGGCCACGTAACCTCTGTAGAACCCCTTCAGACCATCGGCTTTGAAGATCTGGAGGATGATGTCCTTGGTCTGTCCAAACATCACAGTCTGTCTCTGGTCGGAGACCTGGACACGGAAGCGCCCCATACTCCGTCCCACCCGCTGCATCATAAGGTGCTGAGATATGACGTCGATGGGCACTGTGATGCTCTGGGCCACCAATGACGCCGAGCCGCCCGCCACCAGCGATTTCACAGTGTTGCTGCTGCTGTACCGCGACACGTATTTACGGGTGAGCTCGTAGGTGGTGACGTAGCACTGGCCGGAGATCAGGGTGAACGTGTTGACCAGGAAGCCACGGTAAAGTCCGGCCGCCCCCTCCGACCTCAGGATCTTCACAAAAGCGTCAAACGTCCCGTTGTAGAGGCTCTTCCCCTTCTGGACCTGAAGCCGCGTGCGGATGAGAGTGAAGGGGTAGACGCTGACCCGGATGATCATCGTCATACACACCCCGAACACGTAGAACTTCTTCTTGTCCAGGTGCTCCCACTCTATGATCTGGATGTTCCTCttgtcctccatgtctcccatcaGAAGTGGTGACCGCCACACCTGCCGAGAGACCGCCATATAAAGACCATGTCAGAGCGAAGACTTCCagatgtacag
This genomic window from Bufo gargarizans isolate SCDJY-AF-19 unplaced genomic scaffold, ASM1485885v1 fragScaff_scaffold_187_pilon, whole genome shotgun sequence contains:
- the SLC25A44 gene encoding solute carrier family 25 member 44 — translated: MGDMEDKRNIQIIEWEHLDKKKFYVFGVCMTMIIRVSVYPFTLIRTRLQVQKGKSLYNGTFDAFVKILRSEGAAGLYRGFLVNTFTLISGQCYVTTYELTRKYVSRYSSSNTVKSLVAGGSASLVAQSITVPIDVISQHLMMQRVGRSMGRFRVQVSDQRQTVMFGQTKDIILQIFKADGLKGFYRGYVASLLTYIPNSAVWWPFYHFYAEQLSSLSPKDCPHLLLQAISGPLAAATASTITNPMDVIRARVQVEGKTSIISTFRQLMVEEGPWGLTKGLSARIISSTPSTIVIVIGYETLKKLSLRPELVDSRHW